A region from the Dermacentor andersoni chromosome 11, qqDerAnde1_hic_scaffold, whole genome shotgun sequence genome encodes:
- the LOC140214238 gene encoding uncharacterized protein yields MTVTAARLPLLLALAAAAAATQPPPPLQLPDVKFSCQGRATGYYADVDLRCSVFHYCGAQGDRYSFVCPPKSTFNQRLLMCDYEPGALELCPRSESLYNISTTTPRLRKPVTRPPTTTTTPAPSSSPSPTPVAVFGKPRSTTTVPPSDEEEDWLDDDGVRNETQWSSNETQWSSNEAQWSSNETRWSQPVQHHEDGGWQPSEPLFDRDALFDNLRSHESAVTYEEPRNGDSGANSFVVYDPSELGRPFYYQPEPASYEPPRPPWQPMAEVLLGRPTGNYYKTPSGYFEYRHRSSSRRRARSVRGKRQLLLSRFFKRQPLRLPPPREEESGWLPSVHFPLRGFFPPDPPAWPSLRLPPAKGAAPPPTPFQAEHRPHAHVFGRPSLHPDRFLPPRPQLPAFSPELRPWSQLGVSYLPETMFVPHHVIPSRTAPPPMVAHRQTAPPPMVAHRQTAPAPMVVSRQTAPPPMLVPRHTAPYPLLPPRQTTPPPMVPLRQAASRLPIKRPPPRKKPSRRRRPTPPPRTTTRSPPAKDNRTYSWYGGWTTISPPRSVPAKPTLASPTPPRSTQLWFLSSKPPNSSSPKSTQTATLKLSATTPFSWERLRTATSTTTPRPATIVRVFSNKIGSSVMATAGTPRTTTTSKPPTTAADVKDNVIGNGRDRGFPFEFFTDVNKLLARTTPQPQPVYKPQASRQPVTEVVTAISFSESAPAA; encoded by the coding sequence ATGACGGTCACCGCCGCGCGTCTGCCGCTGCTCCTGGcgctggccgccgccgccgccgctacacagccgccgccgccgctccagCTGCCCGATGTCAAGTTCAGCTGTCAAGGCCGAGCGACCGGTTACTATGCCGACGTTGACCTGCGCTGCAGCGTCTTTCACTACTGCGGCGCGCAGGGCGACCGGTATTCTTTCGTGTGCCCGCCAAAGTCTACCTTCAATCAGCGGCTCCTCATGTGCGACTACGAACCTGGTGCATTGGAATTGTGTCCCCGTTCGGAGAGCCTTTACAACATTAGCACGACTACGCCGCGCCTGCGTAAGCCGGTGACCAGGCCgcccacgacgacgacgactccgGCGCCCAGCAGCTCGCCGTCGCCCACGCCAGTGGCTGTATTCGGCAAGCCTCGCAGCACCACTACCGTGCCACCGAGCGACGAAGAGGAAGACTGGCTGGACGATGACGGCGTCAGGAATGAGACGCAGTGGTCCAGCAACGAGACGCAGTGGTCCAGCAACGAGGCGCAGTGGTCCAGCAACGAGACGCGTTGGTCTCAGCCGGTACAGCACCACGAAGACGGCGGCTGGCAGCCATCGGAGCCACTTTTCGATCGCGACGCGCTTTTCGATAATCTGCGCTCGCACGAGAGCGCAGTCACCTACGAGGAACCTCGCAACGGCGATTCTGGGGCCAATTCTTTTGTGGTGTACGATCCGAGCGAGCTGGGTCGCCCTTTTTATTACCAGCCGGAGCCGGCCAGCTACGAGCCACCGAGGCCCCCGTGGCAGCCGATGGCTGAAGTGCTTCTGGGCCGACCAACGGGTAACTACTACAAGACGCCCTCAGGATACTTTGAGTACCGCCACAGGTCGTCGTCTCGTAGAAGGGCTCGCTCAGTGCGCGGAAAGCGCCAGCTGCTGCTGTCGCGGTTCTTTAAGCGGCAGCCGCTGCGCCTCCCGCCTCCCAGAGAAGAAGAAAGTGGCTGGCTGCCCAGCGTTCACTTCCCGCTCAGGGGTTTCTTTCCGCCCGATCCACCCGCATGGCCTTCACTACGATTGCCCCCGGCCAAAGGCGCAGCGCCACCACCGACTCCCTTCCAGGCTGAACACAGGCCACACGCGCACGTGTTTGGCCGGCCCTCGCTACATCCAGATCGTTTCCTACCGCCACGGCCACAACTGCCTGCGTTCTCCCCTGAGCTGCGACCGTGGTCTCAGCTGGGCGTTTCGTACCTGCCGGAGACCATGTTTGTGCCACATCATGTGATACCCAGCCGGACGGCGCCACCTCCTATGGTGGCGCACCGCCAGACGGCGCCACCTCCGATGGTGGCACACCGCCAGACGGCGCCAGCTCCGATGGTGGTATCCCGACAGACGGCGCCGCCTCCGATGTTGGTACCCCGGCACACGGCACCATATCCGCTGCTGCCACCACGGCAGACGACACCACCTCCCATGGTGCCACTCAGACAGGCTGCCTCACGGTTGCCCATAAAGCGCCCGCCGCCTAGAAAAAAGCCCAGTCGCAGACGCCGTCCCACGCCCCCGCCGCGTACCACTACCAGGTCACCACCCGCTAAGGACAACCGCACGTACAGTTGGTACGGCGGGTGGACCACCATTTCGCCTCCCAGGTCCGTACCAGCGAAACCTACATTGGCTAGTCCCACACCGCCAAGATCCACGCAGCTGTGGTTTCTGTCCAGCAAGCCGCCAAACTCATCTTCCCCTAAATCGACTCAAACAGCGACGCTCAAGCTCAGTGCGACAACACCCTTCAGTTGGGAGCGGCTGCGCACGGCAACGTCAACCACAACGCCTCGACCCGCGACCATAGTGCGCGTCTTTAGCAACAAAATCGGTTCATCGGTCATGGCTACGGCAGGTACACCGCGCACCACGACGACATCGAAGCCTCCGACTACAGCCGCAGACGTCAAGGACAACGTCATTGGCAACGGTCGAGACCGGGGATTTCCCTTCGAGTTTTTCACGGATGTCAACAAGTTGTTGGCGCGAACCACGCCGCAACCGCAGCCCGTGTACAAGCCGCAAGCTAGCCGCCAACCCGTCACCGAAGTGGTGACGGCAATATCCTTCAGTGAGTCCGCCCCGGCGGCGTGA